One genomic region from Nitrospirota bacterium encodes:
- a CDS encoding GMC family oxidoreductase N-terminal domain-containing protein: MRIFVTGATGFIGGRLALRLKQQGHEVIALARSSGNVQALKDAGVQIAPGDITQPDTLREPMRNADRVYHVAAWYEIGAADAARMRTINVDGTRHVMAEALRQGVSNVVYCSTVAVLGPNRNGPGDESQKNDGAPRSHYETTKREAHDEVLRFAEKGLPVRIAMPSAVYGPGDSSLIGWTMRLMVKGLIRVSAFPDACLTFTHVDDTAHGLELVAEKGRPGQEYIIAGQVLTLKEWMELMARSIGISPPRIWLKGGTLRALAPSLSPLARLAGLPPRIAVEGMAMADSWGFTSEKARRELGWNPRPAEIGMKETLEWFVSKYAPSRHSGNGKLSVIVAPGPGSLKENPATPTQAEVGQPPMSEHQGRPLPPSDRAILAALASATIPAGKRFQAAGEATIARVEWFLTDAGRWVRFGYRVGLRLVQLVSLLATGRLFTQLTAARQAALLNRWGSSGMILRVLALGLTTPIKIAHFDDPEIFKAYGSVWGAQPVHDPPPRHMAQVHEGEAIPEGEVLDCDVVVVGTGAGGAVAAKELAEKGFAVIMLEEGRYFTRKDFSRRAWDMTSLLYRDKGATFAIGNAVIPIPMGKTVGGSTTINTGTCWRTPPWVLEHWVKDLGLADLCMNRMIPHFERVEQAIGAEPADMKYVGQVGNIIARGCDALGYSHLPLKRNAPECDGAGVCNFGCPTDARRSMNISYVPMALQSGAVLYTGVSARRVWMQGDEAAGIEGEVLSTGRPFRVKARATVLACGTLLTPVLLLRQRLANRSGWVGRNLSIHPAVHVAALMDELVDGHRAIPQGYCVNQFHREGILLLGASPPVDFGAAMFPAFGQRFTDLMDSFDRIASFGAMIEDDTPGRVRVGLNGRPLILYSLSATELARFRRAVEILGEIFFAAGAREVHPMIHGFHEVRSIDELRRIRGASLKPRDFFLSAYHPLGTCRMGRDPASSVVSATHETHDVRRLYICDGSVVPSAVAVNPQETIMALSTRASEHIARSLS, encoded by the coding sequence ATGCGCATTTTCGTTACGGGCGCCACGGGATTCATCGGCGGGCGGTTAGCCCTGCGGTTGAAGCAGCAGGGACACGAAGTCATCGCTCTCGCCCGTTCATCCGGCAACGTCCAGGCCCTGAAGGACGCGGGAGTGCAAATCGCCCCCGGTGACATCACGCAACCGGACACACTCCGCGAACCCATGCGCAACGCGGACCGCGTCTATCATGTCGCCGCCTGGTACGAAATCGGCGCAGCGGATGCCGCCCGGATGCGCACCATCAACGTCGACGGAACCCGCCACGTGATGGCCGAGGCGCTCCGGCAGGGCGTGTCGAACGTCGTCTATTGCAGCACCGTCGCCGTTCTTGGCCCAAATCGCAACGGCCCGGGCGATGAATCGCAGAAGAACGACGGTGCGCCAAGGTCTCATTACGAAACCACGAAGCGGGAGGCGCACGATGAAGTCCTCCGTTTCGCGGAGAAGGGGCTTCCCGTTCGAATCGCCATGCCCAGTGCAGTCTACGGGCCGGGCGATTCGAGCCTGATCGGATGGACCATGCGGCTGATGGTCAAAGGCCTGATCCGGGTTTCCGCCTTTCCCGATGCGTGCCTCACGTTTACGCATGTGGACGACACCGCGCACGGTCTGGAACTTGTCGCCGAGAAGGGCCGCCCCGGCCAAGAGTACATCATCGCTGGTCAGGTCCTGACCCTCAAGGAGTGGATGGAACTGATGGCCCGGTCGATCGGCATCTCTCCACCGCGGATATGGCTCAAGGGAGGCACGTTAAGGGCTCTGGCTCCCAGCCTCTCGCCGTTGGCCCGCCTGGCCGGACTCCCGCCCAGGATCGCCGTCGAGGGGATGGCCATGGCCGACTCCTGGGGCTTCACGTCGGAGAAGGCGCGGAGGGAACTCGGCTGGAACCCCAGGCCCGCCGAGATAGGAATGAAAGAAACACTTGAATGGTTTGTATCCAAGTATGCTCCTTCTCGCCATAGTGGAAATGGGAAGCTGAGCGTCATCGTCGCGCCCGGCCCAGGATCTCTCAAGGAGAATCCCGCTACGCCGACTCAAGCTGAAGTGGGCCAGCCACCGATGTCGGAGCACCAAGGCCGTCCGCTTCCCCCAAGTGATCGCGCGATTCTGGCCGCTCTGGCCTCAGCCACCATTCCCGCGGGAAAGCGTTTTCAGGCGGCGGGCGAAGCGACGATCGCGCGGGTGGAATGGTTCCTCACGGACGCGGGCCGGTGGGTCCGATTCGGATACCGAGTGGGTCTGAGGCTCGTTCAACTGGTTTCTCTCCTCGCCACGGGCCGGCTGTTCACACAATTGACAGCCGCAAGGCAGGCGGCGCTCCTCAATCGCTGGGGATCCAGCGGAATGATCCTACGGGTTCTTGCACTTGGACTCACGACGCCGATCAAAATCGCCCACTTCGACGACCCGGAAATTTTCAAAGCCTACGGTTCGGTGTGGGGTGCTCAGCCGGTACACGATCCTCCGCCTCGTCATATGGCGCAGGTCCACGAAGGCGAGGCCATTCCCGAGGGTGAGGTGTTGGACTGCGATGTTGTGGTGGTGGGCACCGGCGCCGGGGGCGCGGTCGCGGCAAAGGAACTCGCGGAAAAGGGTTTTGCAGTCATCATGTTGGAGGAAGGCCGCTACTTCACGCGAAAGGATTTTTCCCGCCGGGCGTGGGATATGACAAGCCTGCTGTACCGCGACAAGGGGGCCACGTTCGCCATCGGAAACGCCGTCATTCCCATTCCCATGGGGAAGACCGTCGGCGGATCGACCACCATCAATACGGGAACCTGCTGGCGAACTCCGCCGTGGGTCCTCGAACACTGGGTGAAGGATCTCGGCCTCGCGGATCTCTGCATGAATCGTATGATCCCGCACTTCGAACGCGTCGAACAGGCGATCGGCGCGGAACCCGCAGACATGAAATACGTGGGTCAGGTCGGAAATATCATTGCGCGCGGCTGCGACGCGCTCGGGTACTCGCACCTTCCACTCAAACGGAATGCTCCCGAATGCGACGGCGCAGGGGTTTGCAATTTCGGCTGCCCCACGGATGCACGCCGAAGCATGAACATCTCGTATGTGCCGATGGCGCTCCAGTCGGGCGCCGTTCTGTACACGGGGGTCTCGGCCCGCCGTGTGTGGATGCAGGGAGATGAAGCCGCCGGGATCGAGGGCGAGGTCCTCTCAACCGGTCGCCCCTTTCGAGTGAAGGCCCGCGCCACCGTTCTCGCGTGCGGAACGCTGTTGACTCCCGTTCTCCTCCTCCGCCAGCGACTGGCCAACCGGAGCGGATGGGTCGGCCGCAATCTCTCCATTCACCCCGCCGTCCATGTCGCCGCGCTCATGGACGAATTGGTGGACGGCCACCGGGCCATCCCGCAGGGCTACTGCGTAAATCAATTTCACCGGGAGGGCATCCTGCTGCTCGGAGCCTCTCCACCCGTGGATTTCGGAGCCGCCATGTTCCCCGCGTTCGGCCAACGATTCACCGACCTCATGGACTCGTTCGACCGCATCGCCTCGTTCGGCGCCATGATCGAAGACGACACGCCCGGCCGTGTGCGAGTTGGGCTGAACGGACGACCCCTGATCCTCTACTCCCTCAGCGCCACCGAGCTCGCCCGTTTCCGCCGCGCCGTGGAGATCCTTGGAGAAATCTTTTTTGCCGCCGGCGCGCGCGAAGTCCATCCCATGATCCACGGTTTCCACGAGGTCCGCTCCATTGACGAGCTTCGACGCATTCGTGGCGCTTCCTTGAAGCCCCGTGACTTCTTCCTCAGCGCGTATCATCCTCTCGGAACCTGCCGGATGGGACGCGATCCCGCGTCGTCCGTGGTGAGCGCCACCCACGAGACGCACGACGTACGCCGGCTTTACATCTGCGACGGCAGTGTGGTACCCAGTGCCGTCGCCGTGAACCCGCAGGAAACCATCATGGCCCTCTCCACGCGAGCGTCCGAACACATCGCCCGCTCTCTCTCCTGA
- the hemH gene encoding ferrochelatase: MKFDAVLMIAFGGPTRFEEVRPFLDNVLKGHPVPPSRVEQVVEQYRMMGGRSPMNDLTFRQARALEDRLRANGSRLPVYVGMRNWAPYLADALRDAVSKGHRRLFGIVMASHRTEASWERYLQSVQDATHEVGDGIDIEFAGPWHVDERFVESVADRARGVLRELPPEGKGTTQVIFTAHSVPVPMAQASGYDHQINETARLVAEKLGNVRWSIAYQSRSGRPTDPWLEPDVGAHIEKMAVEGVKRVVFIPVGFLVDHVEVLFDLDVKAREVAERLGIGFHRVPTVSDHPLFIAMLAEYVQQASA; this comes from the coding sequence ATGAAGTTCGATGCCGTGCTCATGATTGCTTTCGGCGGGCCGACGCGATTCGAAGAGGTCCGACCGTTCCTGGATAACGTGCTCAAGGGCCATCCTGTTCCCCCGAGCCGGGTGGAGCAGGTGGTGGAGCAGTATCGCATGATGGGCGGGCGATCGCCCATGAACGATCTCACGTTCCGCCAAGCCCGGGCGTTGGAGGACCGGCTCCGAGCCAACGGCTCGCGCCTCCCGGTCTACGTCGGAATGCGAAACTGGGCGCCGTATTTGGCCGACGCCCTCCGGGACGCCGTTTCGAAAGGCCATCGGCGGCTATTCGGAATCGTGATGGCGTCGCATAGGACGGAAGCCAGTTGGGAGCGATACCTCCAGTCCGTCCAGGACGCGACTCACGAAGTGGGCGATGGCATCGACATTGAGTTCGCAGGACCCTGGCATGTCGATGAACGGTTTGTCGAGAGCGTCGCGGACCGGGCTCGCGGAGTTTTGAGAGAGTTGCCACCGGAGGGTAAGGGCACCACGCAGGTGATTTTCACGGCGCACAGCGTGCCGGTGCCGATGGCGCAGGCCTCGGGGTACGACCACCAGATCAACGAAACAGCGAGGTTGGTCGCGGAGAAACTGGGCAACGTGCGCTGGTCCATCGCCTATCAAAGCCGGAGCGGCCGTCCAACGGACCCATGGCTGGAACCCGACGTGGGCGCCCATATCGAAAAGATGGCCGTCGAAGGCGTCAAGAGGGTGGTCTTCATTCCCGTGGGATTTCTGGTGGATCATGTAGAGGTCCTTTTCGACCTCGATGTGAAGGCCCGCGAGGTGGCGGAGCGCTTGGGGATCGGTTTTCATCGTGTTCCGACCGTCAGTGATCATCCTTTGTTCATTGCGATGCTGGCGGAATACGTCCAACAGGCTTCGGCGTAA